In the genome of Octopus bimaculoides isolate UCB-OBI-ISO-001 chromosome 24, ASM119413v2, whole genome shotgun sequence, the window NNNNNNNNNNNNNNNNNNNNNNNNNNNNNNNNNNNNNNNNNNNNNNNNNNNNNNNNNNNNNNNNNNNNNNNNNNNNNNNNNNNNNNNNNNNNNNNNNNNNNNNNNNNNNNNNNNNNNNNNNNNNNNNNNNNNNNNNNNNNNNNNNNNNNNNNNNNNNNNNNNNNNNNNNNNNNNNNNNNNNNNNNNNNNNNNNNNNNNNNNNNNNNNNNNNNNNNNNNNNNNNNNNNNNNNNNNNNNNNNNNNNNNNNNNNNNNNNNNNNNNNNNNNNNNNNNNNNNNNNNNNNNNNNNNNNNNNNNNNNNNNNNNNNNNNNNNNNNNNNNNNNNNNNNNNNNNNNNNNNNNNNNNNNNNNNNNNNNNNNNNNNNNNNNNNNNNNNNtgtgtgtgtgtgtgtgtgtgtgtgtgtgtgtgtgtgtgtgtgtgtgtgtgtgtgtatctagctggtgtccttgtgtttgtgtttgtgccccacacCTCTTGAAACCGGTGTTGGtcagtttacgtccccgtaatttggCGGTTCACCGAAACAGATGgcataagtaccaggattaaaaatAAGCTCTGACATCAAATTTTTCGGCTAAATTCTTTAAGGCTGTGTCCCAACATGGTTTCAGCcccaatggttgaaacaagtaagcgataaaagataaatataagatataaatgtAATTTGTAAGAAGTTTGAAGAAGACTATGAGACAAGCTGAGAAAAGTCTGTGTTGTATTGTTAACCCATAAAGCGCGACGGGTCACGATCGTGGCTGTCAGGCACAGGTCGACAGGCCACGATTGTAGCCCAGATTGATGCActtaatttatgggcgtttgttgggtctaatgtcactcaaacgctccgataccTCCCAAAATGCAAGAGGACTAGTtgaactaatgacttttcagatgatgtaaaacttgccaccattatatactaagaaggtATTTTAGCtactttctgttgtttttttttatgtgtgcattgaagcctcattttcataaaatgtgctcagcagtccatgttatgtaagtgcaaatcccagcgctttatgAGTTAATAATTTCCGGAAACGTTGAAAGAAATTGACTCAAGACGATTTACACATGTAAATTTTATtcgaccgtgtgtgtgtgtgtgtgtgtgNNNNNNNNNNNNNNNNNNNNNNNNNNNNNNNNNNNNNNNNNNNNNNNNNNNNNNNNNNNNNNNNNNNNNNNNNNNNNNNNNNNNNNNNNNNNNNNNNNNNNNNNNNNNNNNNNNNNNNNNNNNNNNNNNNNNNNNNNNNNNNNNNNNNNNNNNNNNNNNNNNNNNNNNNNNNNNNNNNNNNNNNNNNNNNNNNNNNNNNNNNNNNNNNNNNNNNNNNNNNNNNNNNNNNNNNNNNNNNNNNNNNNNNNNNNNNNNNNNNNNNNNNNNNNNNNNNNNNNNNNNNNNNNNNNNNNNNNNNNNNNNNNNNNNNNNNNNNNNNNNNNNNNNNNNNNNNNNNNNNNNNNNNNNNNNNNNNNNNNNNNNNNNNNNNNNNNNNNNNNNNNNNNNNNNNNNNNNNNNNNNNNNNNNNNNNNNNNNNNNNNNNNNNNNNNNNNNNNNNNNNNNNNNNNNNNNNNNNNNNNNNNNNNNNNNNNNNNNNNNNNNNNNNNNNNNNNNNNNNNNNNNNNNNNNNNNNNNNNNNNNNNNNNNNNNNNNNNNNNNNNNNNNNNNNNNNNNNNNNNNNNNNNNNNNNNNNNNNNNNNNNNNNNNNNNNNNNNNNNNNNNNNNNNNNNNNNNNNNNNNNNNNNNNNNNNNNNNNNNNNNNNNNNNNNNNNNNNNNNNNNNNNNNNNNNNNNNNNNNNNNNNNNNNNNNNNNNNNNNNNNNNNNNNNNNNNNNNNNNNNNNNNNNNNNNNNNNNNNNNNNNNNNNNNNNNNNNNNNNNNNNNNNNNNNNNNNNNNNNNNNNNNNNNNNNNNNNNNNNNNNNNNNNNNNNNNNNNNNNNNNNNNNNNNNNNNNNNNNNNNNNNNNNNNNNNNNNNNNNNNNNNNNNNNNNNNNNNNNNNNNNNNNNNNNNNNNNNNNNNNNNNNNNNNNNNNNNNNNNNNNNNNNNNNNNNNNNNNNNNNNNNNNNNNNNNNNNNNNNNNNNNNNNNNNNNNNNNNNNNNNNNNNNNNNNNNNNNNNNNNNNNNNNNNNNNNNNNNNNNNNNNNNNNNNNNNNNNNNNNNNNNNNNNNNNNNNNTCTGTAAATAATTGTGAATTTTTGTAGAATTTATTGTTGTAACTTTTCGCGCGAGCCGCTGCATTTTTCTCCCCAGCTGTGGTGAGTGGTAGTGtttccagtatggagagctacgccaggGCCGCTTCGACGAagaagccagtgccgctggaaactAAAATGATCGAGCTCGATATGGAAGAGGTGAaaagaagcaggaatttgatagaggtagagggagactcatacaaattgccccacccccccaaaaaaaagagaccaagaaagataaaattctgaggacagttgtgtatcgtacacaggctgtcgagACCAGTAAAATCGAAATGGTGACGGAAGCagaaatcgaggagtgcctgggtgaaattgtaaaggaagccacgtacatcagcagaggaagaaagttcggtacggtgGAGGTGAGGTTTGCCACTAgagaagaggcaaccaagcatgcgaccaccattttaaaaacacaaaaaatagtaCTACTACCAAATTATAGAGGAAGAATAAGTGTGAGAATACGAATTCCGAGAGTGTCACCAGAAGTTAGACTggagtggttggttgcaacagttctggctgcaaccaaggaggatCTGGAATTGGGACCAGTAGCGGAAACAGAAGTGCGCAACTGGTGGAGATTTGGattcgaaatgtggctttttgccacatacgaggacatagaaagaattccctaccagatagaagtggaggacgAGAGGACATTAAATGTCGTAGTTGAGGGAAGAAAGCCAAACTGTTACATATGCAGGgagagaggtcatatgaagatTAAATGCCCCCGATATGAGTTTACCCAGCCGGAACgagaaaaaacacaaacagaggaggaaaacattgtagaccaAACTGAGGAAtctaaagagagacagaagtgtgaaacagaggaAACAAAAGAGAAGAACAATAACAGGTCTTCTAGCCCTAAAAAGCGGAAGAAACATAAGTCAAAGAAACGGTCAATAGAGAACAAAAAGGAGATAGGAAAGCCAGAGACTAATAATGTACGAGAAaaggaggagagaacggataaagatgttAAATATAAGgggattttgataaaatataagaaCGAGCAGATGGACAGAAAGATCGCGAAGTTGAAGGGAATAACAAGAGTGAAGATGCAGGAAGCCTGTGTTGAGAAGTGCATTTTGATACGCGGGGAAAActactgggagtacataaaagaatTTGATGAGAATGTAAGAACGAAACGGGtttggttggtggagacaccaccccctagaactgattatttacAGTTGATAAAGACGGAAGTAACAGTGATTAATGGGAGAAAAATAACACgaatatttcaatttttggaGTTGCAAAACTGTTAAAATGTATGCATGGAGTTtcagtaaaagtgaaaaactggataaatgtaaccacccgacttcgggggtcgagtggacattgcgccttattttttcattcttgcatattatcattttatttaaatttttcttctacTATCATCATTcgctttttgtaatttttagttccACGGTTTTATGTTTgttgcgttttgtactgtcttcATGTTTTGTGATGTCCGGAAAAGCTCTCTGTGTAGCCTTTTTGGAGTAacaaagaaatcggtatttcgtccgtctttacgttcttagtccaaattccgccgaggtcgactttgtcttttatcctttcggaagcgataaaataagaactcatttgagcactaggatcgatgcaACCGT includes:
- the LOC106878877 gene encoding uncharacterized protein LOC106878877, translating into MKIKCPRYEFTQPEREKTQTEEENIVDQTEESKERQKCETEETKEKNNNRSSSPKKRKKHKSKKRSIENKKEIGKPETNNVREKEERTDKDVKYKGILIKYKNEQMDRKIAKLKGITRVKMQEACVEKCILIRGENYWEYIKEFDENVRTKRVWLVETPPPRTDYLQLIKTEVTVINGRKITRIFQFLELQNC